GAGGTTATTCTTGCTGCCGGCACAATTCAATCACCTCAAATTCTAGAAGTTTCAGGTGTTGGTGGAAGCAAGTTGCTCGATGCTTTGGGAATTGATGTTATTCTCGATATTCCCGGAGTTGGAGAGAATTCACAAGACCATGCTCAAGTGTGTCAAAGCTACGAAGTGAAGGATGGTATTCCATCGATCGATATGTTCCGGGATCAGGAGCTTGTCGGTGCTGCTATCGCGCAGTACCGGATCAACGGAGATGGTCCACTGGGCACCAATGCTTCTAGTACTTCCTATCTGCCAATCGTCGATAAGAATGGTCCTTTATCCACAGAATCAAAGAAGATCTTGCTCGATGAATTCGTGGCAGATTCATCAGAGCGGAACGTGATACTGAAAGAGTTACTGGTGGAAGCTGGCGCTCCCGCTTTATCATATGTTACTTTCCCAGGCCAAATTAACACAGACATTAAAGATCTTACCAACTTTTCGAACTATACTGCACCAGCCAAGCCAGAAAACTATTTCACGATACTTAACGCACTCGGACACCCGTTCTCACGCGGCACTTGCCATATTACTTCGCAAAACATTGATATTCCTCCTACGATTGACCCGGGATATTTTAAGCACCCGGTAGATTTGGAAATCTTGAGCCGAAGTGTAATGTTTGCAGAGAAACTTATGGCCACTGAGCCTTTAAGTTCGGCTATTCTTGCTCAGCCAAACGGAAAGCGACTTCCAGAAACGATACCAAGTACACTTGAGAAAGCTAAGCATATCGTTGAGGAGCGTGTTATTTCTAACATGCATCTATGTGGAACATGCCCCATGATGCCACGCGAAGACGGTGGTGTGGTTAACAATCGCCTCCTGGTTTATGGCACGAGGAACTTAAGAATTGTTGACGCAAGCGTATTTCCGCTCATACCAGTAGGTAATATCATGACGACCGTGTACGCTGTTGCAGAAAAAGCGGCAGATCTAATAAAAGAGGACCAGAAGTAGATTCATAGGGCATACATGGGTTATACAGTAGGATTTGAGTCTGAAATCTTGCGATACGGGCCGTGGCTCATTGACCATTACTGAAGCTATTTTTGTTCGGGCTACTTCACCACACCCGAGatctatttataaaatacaA
The sequence above is drawn from the Trichoderma breve strain T069 chromosome 5, whole genome shotgun sequence genome and encodes:
- a CDS encoding GMC oxidoreductase domain-containing protein; translation: MSSANLLDAYDYIIVGGGTAGLVVASRLSKDLHATVLVIEAGKDHRDDPLVSTPGLLALLCGNDSYDWKFISTPQSGLNNRALSLARGKGLGGSSAINFMHTVYPTAASIDAWLKLGNPGWSYQDLAPYYQKFGTRHAPTDEIRTITRIKRVDDSLSGYGPIQMSYGQGFGVTNSAWMDAHTSLGLKETNDPISGSITGAFQNAASIHPTTKTRSYAASAYYDSQIRQRSNLTVLTEAIVTVKAQREVILAAGTIQSPQILEVSGVGGSKLLDALGIDVILDIPGVGENSQDHAQVCQSYEVKDGIPSIDMFRDQELVGAAIAQYRINGDGPLGTNASKSKKILLDEFVADSSERNVILKELLVEAGAPALSYVTFPGQINTDIKDLTNFSNYTAPAKPENYFTILNALGHPFSRGTCHITSQNIDIPPTIDPGYFKHPVDLEILSRSVMFAEKLMATEPLSSAILAQPNGKRLPETIPSTLEKAKHIVEERVISNMHLCGTCPMMPREDGGVVNNRLLVYGTRNLRIVDASVFPLIPVGNIMTTVYAVAEKAADLIKEDQK